The following coding sequences lie in one Capsicum annuum cultivar UCD-10X-F1 chromosome 5, UCD10Xv1.1, whole genome shotgun sequence genomic window:
- the LOC107872096 gene encoding kaempferol 3-O-beta-D-galactosyltransferase-like, whose amino-acid sequence MVKIYRPSYFRRISIHQTLPKGTALPINSFEELDPPIVQYLKSEFNNFLNVVPFKLTSPPPLANVIDKNCCIEWLDNQEPNSVAYIEFGTVATPPPNELRAMAETLEERKIPFLWSIKEKFMSHFPNGFLENARMFGKIVPWAPQVQVLEHKSFGVFINHSGWNSVLESIASGVPLICMPLFGDHHLNSSMVEKVWKIGVKIEGGFFTKSGTIVALDFVLSKIKEELKKQIGMYKELVHKAVGPNGSSTQNFKKLVEIITSC is encoded by the exons ATGGTGAAGATATATCGtccgtcatactttag ACGCATCTCTATTCACCAAACATTACCAAAAGGAACAGCCTTACCAATAAATTCATTTGAAGAATTGGACCCTCCAATTGTCCAATATCTCAAATCCGAATTCAACAATTTTCTCAATGTTGTACCTTTTAAATTAACTTCACCACCACCCTTAGCAAATGTTATAGACAAAAATTGTTGTATTGAGTGGTTAGATAATCAAGAACCAAATTCTGTGGCATATATTGAATTTGgaactgttgcaacaccaccacctaATGAGTTAAGAGCTATGGCTGAAACActtgaagaaagaaaaataccATTTCTTTGGTCAATTAAAGAGAAATTTATGTCACATTTTCCAAATGGATTCTTGGAAAACGCAAGGATGTTTGGTAAAATTGTGCCATGGGCACCACAAGTACAAGTTCTTGAACATAAATCGTTTGGCGTTTTTATAAATCATTCTGGATGGAATTCGGTTCTGGAGAGCATAGCTTCTGGCGTGCCTCTAATTTGTATGCCGCTTTTCGGAGATCATCATTTGAATTCTTCGATGGTTGAGAAAGTTTGGAAAATTGGAGTGAAAATTGAAGGTGGGTTTTTTACTAAAAGTGGAACAATTGTTGCACTCGACTTTGTTTTGTCCAAAATtaaagaagaattgaagaaacaAATTGGAATGTACAAAGAACTTGTTCACAAGGCTGTTGGACCAAATGGGAGTTCAAcacaaaatttcaagaaattGGTTGAGATTATCACCTCTTGTTAG